Proteins from one Candidatus Methanoperedens sp. genomic window:
- a CDS encoding glycosyl hydrolase family 18 protein, with product MGSDNIQRGCALRIVVVTTALIISLFAGGIASAATPDLTVTSMSFTPSSATTGQSISVTFTIKNQGGSSSGAFYNRISLGTSAYGTTYSLGNFYMSSLAAGASNTVTVTTNAIPASVPAGSYYVTVFTDSNQGITESNENNNIGSSDPNKITVSQSTPDLTVTSVSIGTSSATTGQTFSVTYTIKNIGGAASGSFSNRISLGTSVYGTTYSLGDFSMGSLAAGASNTVTVTTNAIPASVPAGSYYVTVFTDSNQGITESNENNNIGSSDPNKITIFTPVAIENNLSKLIYAFWPYWTDPSSYQPDWKGLTHVAYHSWNAKSDGTLVAPIDINRYNAVKNVARQNGVKVIISVTSFDAVTMDSIFAYHRENLANNILYAMQTYGADGVNIDFEFPNPTNTYTHTSNSALFEEFMQILYTKLKSANLDSHISIDVSGGVEGVYRNGNLAQYVDAIFLMGYDYHWSKDTTTGAVSPYNAYNDPYQLDVDYSVNLLKKYYPSSKIILGLPLYGYDWPSSSSEQGASTIGNGATVQMKNAIANAQTYGRLWDSNSNTPWYRYKLGDTWHQTWYDDDESLGLKLDYVNSENIGGAGFWALGYEGNNANIWNVVKSAFSAGPTPTPTPTSTPTANVSISGFSFQPQTINVAPGTSVTWTNLDSTLHTVTSDTGLFDSGSLSNGQTFSRTFNVAGNYDYHCNFHSFMTGRVAVSSAAVTPTPTPSPTPTPTPTPTISVILITPSSGPVGAAVSIGGSGFVSGATVKFGNVTATSSVVTSTIISAIVPTLSAGTYDVKVTNPDGSFGVLPNAFTVTGAPALVASIAPSSRVAQVGSSVTLLVSVVNYGSNYAQDVQITQHTSLPVNINFKTWDGLTNFGQVNAKATIKPGNGVAFFVLDITPTSSFPASSVTFDIKTTNGTIVSAPITQVNTFTLAASNTPSADIVMMSTTTDVSASINVPGAFAIATSNVGNAAGANVSLVVDAGTMPIAVQGKQTNPTTGAIIGNAQNITIGIGGQPTFAVFYTPTGAIANDPGNNRIKIKLVDSSGNILGSQSVAIHT from the coding sequence TCAGCCACCACAGGGCAAAGCATCTCGGTTACTTTCACAATCAAGAACCAGGGAGGTTCTTCATCGGGTGCTTTCTATAACCGGATTTCATTGGGGACTTCAGCGTATGGTACCACATACTCCCTTGGTAATTTTTATATGAGTTCATTAGCTGCCGGAGCTTCCAATACAGTTACCGTCACGACAAACGCAATTCCGGCTTCGGTTCCTGCTGGAAGCTATTATGTAACAGTGTTTACAGATAGCAATCAGGGGATAACCGAGTCTAATGAAAACAACAACATTGGAAGCAGCGATCCGAATAAAATTACAGTGTCACAATCTACACCTGACCTTACTGTTACTTCAGTGAGCATTGGTACTTCTTCTGCCACTACAGGACAGACTTTCTCAGTGACTTATACCATAAAGAATATAGGAGGAGCAGCATCGGGTTCTTTCTCAAACCGGATTTCACTTGGGACTTCAGTGTATGGCACAACTTATTCTCTGGGCGATTTTTCGATGGGTTCATTAGCTGCCGGAGCTTCCAATACAGTCACCGTCACGACAAACGCAATTCCGGCTTCGGTTCCTGCTGGAAGCTATTATGTAACAGTGTTTACAGATAGCAATCAGGGGATAACCGAGTCTAATGAAAACAACAACATTGGAAGCAGCGATCCGAATAAAATTACAATCTTCACGCCTGTAGCAATTGAAAATAATTTGTCTAAATTGATATACGCTTTCTGGCCTTACTGGACAGATCCATCTTCCTACCAGCCGGACTGGAAAGGGCTTACTCATGTGGCGTATCATTCATGGAATGCAAAGAGTGATGGTACGCTTGTTGCGCCAATAGACATAAACAGGTATAATGCTGTTAAAAATGTCGCACGCCAGAATGGGGTAAAAGTGATCATATCCGTCACAAGCTTCGATGCCGTCACGATGGACAGCATATTTGCTTACCATAGAGAGAATCTTGCAAATAATATCCTGTATGCCATGCAGACGTACGGAGCAGATGGAGTAAATATAGATTTCGAGTTTCCTAATCCTACAAACACCTATACTCATACTTCAAATTCTGCTTTATTTGAGGAGTTCATGCAAATCCTCTATACCAAACTCAAATCGGCAAATCTGGATTCTCATATATCCATTGACGTATCTGGCGGGGTAGAAGGAGTTTATCGTAATGGTAATCTTGCGCAATATGTTGATGCTATTTTCCTAATGGGATATGATTATCACTGGTCTAAGGACACTACAACAGGGGCAGTATCTCCTTATAATGCTTATAATGATCCATATCAATTGGATGTAGATTACTCTGTGAATCTATTAAAAAAGTATTATCCATCGAGTAAAATAATATTGGGATTACCTCTTTATGGTTATGATTGGCCTTCTTCATCTAGTGAACAAGGAGCAAGCACAATTGGAAATGGCGCTACCGTCCAAATGAAAAACGCCATTGCGAATGCGCAGACATATGGTAGACTCTGGGATTCTAATTCAAACACACCATGGTACAGATACAAGTTAGGTGACACATGGCATCAAACCTGGTACGATGACGATGAATCCCTCGGTTTAAAACTCGATTATGTAAACTCCGAAAATATTGGAGGTGCAGGCTTCTGGGCTCTGGGGTATGAAGGTAATAATGCGAACATCTGGAATGTAGTAAAATCAGCTTTCTCAGCAGGGCCAACCCCAACTCCAACACCGACTTCAACACCCACAGCCAACGTCAGCATCTCAGGTTTCTCTTTCCAGCCGCAAACCATAAATGTAGCCCCAGGAACTTCAGTTACCTGGACTAATCTGGACTCGACACTGCATACAGTCACCAGCGATACCGGACTATTCGATTCAGGCTCTCTTTCTAATGGCCAGACCTTTTCCCGAACATTCAACGTTGCTGGAAATTATGATTATCACTGTAACTTTCATTCTTTCATGACAGGAAGAGTAGCCGTTTCCTCTGCGGCTGTCACACCAACCCCCACTCCAAGTCCTACACCCACTCCCACCCCAACTCCAACAATCTCAGTTATCCTCATAACACCATCTTCCGGACCTGTTGGGGCTGCAGTTTCGATAGGCGGCAGTGGTTTTGTTTCTGGTGCTACAGTGAAATTTGGTAATGTAACAGCAACATCGAGCGTTGTCACATCTACCATCATCAGTGCGATAGTGCCAACGCTGTCGGCAGGAACATACGACGTAAAAGTCACCAATCCTGATGGGAGCTTTGGTGTACTTCCAAATGCCTTTACAGTTACAGGTGCACCCGCACTTGTTGCCTCAATCGCACCCAGCAGTCGTGTAGCGCAGGTTGGAAGCAGTGTGACATTGCTTGTATCTGTAGTTAACTACGGTTCCAACTATGCACAGGATGTCCAGATCACACAGCACACAAGTCTGCCAGTGAATATTAACTTCAAAACATGGGATGGTCTTACGAACTTCGGCCAGGTCAATGCTAAAGCCACAATCAAACCCGGCAATGGCGTGGCATTCTTTGTGCTTGATATAACTCCGACATCCTCATTCCCAGCCAGCAGCGTGACCTTTGATATAAAGACCACAAACGGTACAATAGTATCTGCCCCAATCACACAGGTAAATACTTTCACGCTCGCTGCGAGCAATACACCCTCTGCGGATATCGTTATGATGTCCACCACAACAGATGTCTCAGCCAGTATAAATGTCCCAGGAGCGTTTGCAATCGCAACCTCCAACGTTGGAAATGCAGCGGGTGCAAATGTTTCTCTTGTGGTTGATGCAGGTACCATGCCGATTGCAGTGCAGGGAAAACAGACCAACCCGACAACCGGCGCGATCATCGGTAATGCACAAAATATAACGATAGGTATCGGAGGGCAGCCTACGTTTGCGGTATTCTACACTCCGACCGGAGCTATTGCCAATGACCCCGGAAATAACAGGATAAAGATCAAACTTGTGGACAGCAGCGGAAATATACTCGGTTCGCAGTCTGTAGCGATACACACGTAA
- a CDS encoding MFS transporter: MKYLEDNPKVNAKLDLTGMLLQGSALSFLCYGAVDFASAGLSSFNILLMFAGTVAVVAFLYWEAIIVFPAVDLHTFKNKVHTASIFASFFQSLGFLSVTFLIIMYIQSIKGLDPFTASLKLTPGYIISSFLLPYMGRLSDRFGAREIPTVGIVLMCFAILMYMTLTISSNYYTIILASIITGIGGAMFWPANSSAVISNAQHQH; encoded by the coding sequence ATGAAATACCTGGAGGATAACCCGAAAGTCAATGCGAAGTTAGACCTAACAGGTATGCTGCTTCAGGGCTCAGCGCTCTCTTTCTTATGTTACGGGGCAGTAGATTTTGCTTCTGCAGGATTAAGCAGTTTCAATATCCTGCTTATGTTTGCGGGCACAGTTGCAGTTGTAGCCTTTTTATACTGGGAAGCAATAATTGTGTTCCCCGCGGTTGACCTACACACCTTCAAGAACAAGGTGCACACTGCTTCCATTTTTGCATCCTTCTTTCAAAGCCTTGGGTTTTTGTCGGTAACATTCTTAATTATCATGTATATTCAAAGTATCAAGGGTTTGGATCCGTTTACAGCATCATTGAAGTTAACACCCGGTTATATTATCAGCAGCTTTCTCTTGCCATACATGGGCAGGCTTTCAGACAGGTTCGGTGCCAGAGAAATCCCAACAGTGGGTATAGTGCTCATGTGTTTTGCGATACTGATGTATATGACCCTGACAATCTCAAGTAATTACTATACCATAATTTTAGCCTCAATAATCACTGGAATCGGAGGTGCTATGTTCTGGCCGGCAAACAGCAGCGCAGTGATATCAAATGCACAGCATCAACATTAA